The Crassaminicella indica genomic interval TACAGCAACAATAATAGCTTCTGCAGATCTAGCAACACCTGATAATAATTCACCTGAAATATAATCTCTGATAGCATTGGTTATAGCTACGCCAGGAACCAAAATCATAATAGAACTAATAATTATTTTATCAATATTTATTCCTAGGTTTATATTTACTGACAAAATGGCAAGAAGAGCTGCAATAGCACCACCAATAAAATTTTGAATAAATAGATTTGAATGCAGTCTATCTACAAATGAAACAGCAATATAAATGATCAGTGCAATAAAGAAGGAACTAAAAAAGTCATTGTATGTAGCTCCTAATAAAAGACCGAAAAATGATGAAGCAAAACCAGCTCCAATAATTTTTAACATTCTGGGATATTTTGGAAGTGTATCAATGCTTTTAAGAATATTCATACCTTCTTCAACGGATAGATAGGATGTAGCTAGCTTACGTGAAAAATTATTTACCTGTGAAATTTTATTTAAATCAATGCTCCT includes:
- a CDS encoding threonine/serine ThrE exporter family protein gives rise to the protein MHSSMKNILALAIYAGEIMLKNGAETYRVEDTIIRICHAYNIPYVESFVTPTGIFVSVDNKNNDTEAFTFIKRIQFRSIDLNKISQVNNFSRKLATSYLSVEEGMNILKSIDTLPKYPRMLKIIGAGFASSFFGLLLGATYNDFFSSFFIALIIYIAVSFVDRLHSNLFIQNFIGGAIAALLAILSVNINLGINIDKIIISSIMILVPGVAITNAIRDYISGELLSGVARSAEAIIVAVSIAVGVGAVMNTWIYIFGGI